From one Triticum aestivum cultivar Chinese Spring chromosome 4B, IWGSC CS RefSeq v2.1, whole genome shotgun sequence genomic stretch:
- the LOC123091715 gene encoding probable leucine-rich repeat receptor-like protein kinase IMK3: MPPPPPLARAARRGLLLLLVLHCCWGTLLSAASAAHVHAAGDGVIISQADYQGLQAIKHDLADPYGFLRSWNDTGIGACSGHWTGIKCVNGSVVAITLPWRGLGGRLSDRIGQLTGLRRLSIHDNAIAGAIPAALGFLPDLRGLYLFNNRFSGAVPPEIGRCVALQSLDASNNRLTGVLPASLANSTKLIRLNLSRNSISGEIPAEVAASQSLLFLDLSYNKLSGRIPDAFAGGSKAPSSASSDERKLEAITGTYQLVFLSLAHNTLDGPVPESLAGLTKLQDLNLSGNSLNGSIPDNLGSLHDLKALDLSGNALAGEIPESLANLTTTLQSFNVSYNNLSGAVPASLLQKFGPPSFAGNILLCGYSASSAPCPVSPSPAPASPGQEPTGPRGGRTKKELILIIGGIVLGILILLSLCCLLLCCLIRKKRSSGSTGARSGKQTSSKEAGAGAAAAAAGRGEKPGTSEAESGGDVGGKLVHFDGPLAFTADDLLCATAEIMGKSTYGTVYKATLEDGSLVAVKRLREKITKGHKEFEAEAAALGKIRHPNLLPLRAYYLGPKGEKLLVFDYMPNGSLSAFLHARAPNTPVEWATRMTIAKGTARGLAYLHDDATIVHGNLTASNVLLDDGSSPKIADIGLSRLMTAAANSNVLAAAGALGYRAPELSKLKKANAKTDIYSLGVIILELLTGRSPADTTNGMDLPQWVSSIVKEEWTSEVFDVELMRDATTGPDGDELMDTLKLALQCVDPSPSARPEAREVLRQLEQIRPGQEGLGDEAHVASASNE; the protein is encoded by the exons atgccgccgccgccgccgctggcccgGGCTGCTCGGCGCGGgctactcctcctcctcgtcctgcaTTGCTGCTGGGGCACCCTCCTATCGGCGGCCAGCGCCGCCCACGTCCACGCGGCGGGCGACGGCGTCATCATCAGCCAGGCCGACTACCAGGGCCTGCAGGCCATCAAGCACGACCTCGCCGACCCCTACGGCTTCCTCCGCTCCTGGAACGACACCGGCATCGGCGCCTGCTCCGGCCACTGGACCGGCATCAAGTGCGTCAACGGCAGCGTCGTCGCCATCACGCTCCCCTGGCGCGGCCTCGGCGGCCGCCTCTCCGACCGCATCGGCCAGCTCACGGGGCTCCGCCGCCTCAGCATCCACGACAACGCCATCGCCGGCGCCATCCCCGCCGCCCTCGGCTTCCTCCCCGACCTCCGCGGCCTCTACCTGTTCAACAACCGCTTCTCCGGCGCCGTCCCGCCGGAGATCGGCCGCTGCGTCGCGCTGCAGTCCCTGGACGCCAGCAACAACCGCCTCACCGGCGTCCTCCCGGCATCGCTCGCCAACTCCACCAAGCTCATCCGCCTCAACCTCAGCCGCAActccatctccggcgagatcccggcCGAGGTCGCGGCCTCACAGTCCCTCCTCTTCCTCGACCTGTCCTACAACAAGCTCTCCGGCCGCATCCCGGATGCCTTCGCGGGCGGCTCCAAGGCGCCGTCGTCGGCCTCCTCCGACGAGCGGAAATTAGAAGCCATCACCGGGACCTACCAGCTCGTCTTTCTCAGCCTCGCGCACAACACGCTCGACGGGCCAGTGCCGGAGTCGCTCGCGGGGCTCACCAAGCTGCAGGACCTCAACCTCTCCGGCAACAGCCTCAACGGCTCCATTCCCGACAACCTCGGCTCGCTTCACGACCTCAAGGCGCTCGACCTCTCCGGAAACGCGCTCGCTGGAGAGATCCCGGAGAGCCTGGCCAACCTCACCACCACCCTCCAGTCCTTCAACGTCTCCTACAACAACCTCTCCGGCGCCGTGCCGGCCTCGCTCCTACAGAAgtttgggcccccatccttcgcAGGAAACATCCTGCTCTGCGGCTACTCTGCTTCTTCGGCGCCCTGCCCGGTATCGCCGTCCCCCGCGCCGGCATCACCAGGACAAGAGCCCACCGGACCCCGCGGCGGCCGTACAAAGAAGGAGCTCATACTGATCATAGGGGGGATCGTGCTCGGCATCCTCATCTTGCTGTCCCTCTGCTGTCTTCTGCTCTGTTGTTTAATAAGGAAGAAGAGGTCGAGCGGCAGCACTGGAGCACGGAGCGGGAAGCAGACGTCGAGCAAGGAAGCCGGTGCCGGTGCCGCCGCAGCGGCGGCCGGCAGAGGCGAGAAGCCGGGAACGTCGGAGGCAGAATCCGGCGGCGACGTGGGCGGCAAGCTGGTGCATTTCGACGGGCCGCTGGCGTTCACCGCCGACGATCTGCTGTGCGCGACGGCGGAGATTATGGGGAAGAGCACGTACGGGACGGTGTACAAGGCGACGCTGGAGGACGGCAGCCTGGTAGCCGTGAAGCGGCTGAGGGAGAAGATCACCAAGGGCCACAAGGAGttcgaggccgaggcggcggcgctcggcaaGATCCGGCATCCCAACCTGCTGCCTCTCAGGGCATACTACCTTGGCCCCAAGGGGGAGAAGCTTCTCGTCTTCGACTACATGCCCAATGGCAGCCTCTCCGCCTTCTTGCACG CTCGCGCGCCGAACACGCCGGTGGAGTGGGCTACGCGGATGACGATCGCCAAGGGCACGGCACGCGGCCTGGCCTACCTCCACGACGACGCGACCATCGTCCACGGCAACCTCACCGCCAGCAATGTCCTTCTCGACGACGGGTCCAGCCCCAAGATCGCCGACATCGGGCTGTCCCGCCTCATGACGGCCGCCGCCAACTCCAATGTACTCGCCGCCGCGGGCGCCCTGGGCTACCGCGCGCCGGAGCTGTCCAAGCTCAAGAAGGCGAACGCCAAGACCGACATCTACAGCCTCGGCGTCATCATCCTCGAGCTCCTCACCGGCAGGTCGCCCGCCGACACGACCAACGGCATGGACCTGCCGCAGTGGGTGAGCTCCATTGTGAAGGAAGAATGGACGAGCGAGGTGTTCGACGTCGAGCTGATGCGGGACGCGACCACCGGGCCGGACGGGGACGAGCTCATGGACACGCTCAAGCTAGCGCTGCAGTGCGTCGACCCGTCGCCGTCGGCCCGGCCCGAGGCACGGGAGGTGCTGCGGCAGCTCGAGCAGATCCGGCCTGGACAGGAGGGACTCGGCGACGAAGCTCACGTGGCTTCTGCGAGCAATGAGTAG